AAACCCCAGGCTATAGGTGGCATAGCCAAGGGAATCCTGGAGCAGAGATCCCCATCCTTCACCCACCACACCTGGGCACCGAGGCCTGGAGTCAAGGCAGGGTGGACGCCAGACATATTAGCCAATGCCTCATTTATTGTCCCCAGCTCAGCACAAACATGCTCTGAGACCAACCCCTCAGTCCATCTGCCCATCAGGCCTCAGTACAGGGCTGCCACATCTCCACGCAGGAAGGGTATAGGGTGTGGTACAAGTCAAGCTGGGGGACCTCAAGAGTCCCCAGTGGTGGTTGGGGGCCCTCAGGTTTCAACATACTTCCTTTTGCCAGGCTAAGGCAGCATCTGGGGAGGTAAGGCCCTGTTGTCCAGGTTGGGATCAAGCAGGCTTTGGACAGGCTGCGCAGGCTCCGACCAGAGTGCTGGGTGGCACCAAAGCCCGAGGACAGAGCTGGGCTGTCTCTCGCCCTTCCCCTGTGGCCCATGAGAACGCCTGCCCCCTTCAGCATCTGGAAGgcgagagaagagagggaggtgAGGTGTGCTGTGCTCAAAGGGGGGCAGCCCACCAGGTGCACCCTCCCCAAACGCCCCCTTGCTGGAAGGGGTTCCTCCAAGAGGGGGTGGTAGAAGACACTGCAGAGGGGCTGCCAGGCTTAAGTCTGCCTCCCTTCTGGGGATCTGAAAACAGAATCATGCTCCACGTTGCTTTGCCCGTTGGTCTCCTAATCCTCCATGTCTGTCCAGTTCCAGCAGGAGGGGTCCCTGTAGCAGCCATGCTAATACCTGCTGAGGCCCCACCCTCCCCCATGCAAGCAGTACTCCCTTCTGGCTCCCCGGCTTTTGCCCCCACGATCCCTCTGCCTGGATCTCCAAGACTGGTCCTGTCAAATGCTGCCCATGAGCCTGCCACAACCCTCCACCTTGAATGCTGACCTTATTAATCAATGTGGGGCCCATGGTCAGTGTGGCAGTCTCCCCACCtctctttatttgtttacttttgccATGCTGGAAACGGGAGCCTGGTGTATGCTACCACCcggccacatccccaaccctctttcccatcttaaagagaaggaaatggaaaccTGGAGAGAAAGCGAGGTTGCCCAAGGGGGTGGTGGCCTGAGCATCAATGTCCCAGTGACTGGTTCAATGGCCCCATGGGTTGCCTGCACCCCCCAGTCCTGCTATTTCTCTCAAGTCTCCAGCTCAGCTTGGCCTTAACTGGGTTCCCTGGAGGTAAAGGGGGACTTCCCTACCATCTCAGGTTCCTTGTCTCAAAGACCGTCTCCTCATCACCACTGTCCAGTGAGGCCATCTCGGTAGGGTCCTCGGTGTTGGCCAGGAGCCCATACCTTCTCCGTTGTGGTTTCTTCAACCTGCACATGGTCCAGACACACTCAGTGGCTGTCTCTGCTCTCTCCGTCTGGCCCCTGGCCCTCACTTTTGTGCCCGTTCCCACCCCCAGAGTCCTGCTGCATCCAGCCCAATCATGTCTGCTACCTTCACATTGTAAAAGCCATGAGGATTATTACTAAATGCTTTCGTACAGCTGGATGTGGTAGCACACGCTTGTCATCCcaactgaggtaggagaattccaagttccaGCCTAGCTGAGCAACTggacactgtctcaaaacttaaaaaagggttgggggtagCTCTCTTGTAAAGTACACCTGCATTCAATCCtccctcaggggaaaaaaaaaaactgtcactgCAGCAACAGCAAGTGAACACATTCCTCAGCTCACCCCCACCTCCCCTGTGCCAAGACCACAAGAAAATGATGATGTTCCGGCTCCCAGTTTACTGACAGAGAGTCCCGGAGCAGAGTTAAGAGTCCACCAGTCCCTAAAGGGAGGACTGTGGGCCCAAGCCCCTGCCTGCCTGCCGGTGGCCATACCAGAGAAACGGAGAGACAGATATAGTGAATGGGCATACGCAACAGAGTCAGGAGGTGAAGGCTCTCCACCAAGAACTACAAGACTGTGCTTGGATGATGACCAGAAGGGACATCACCACCGATGTGATGAGGGTCCTTCCAGAGATCAGCTCCAGAGTGCCCCAGAGGCACAACAGAGACGAGGGCCACGGGGAAGGACAGGCGCTTCTCACCTTTCTAGGGGAAGTCAATCAGGAGAACCCAGAATGAAGGGGCAGGCTCCAACGCACAAGTCCTACACAGGGGTGGGGAGAGCAAGAGGACCCAAAGGGCCGCAGAGGGCTTGACCAGACTCCGACCAAGAAGGTCAGAGGCCAGTTGTAGCAGGCGAACGCCAGGCAGCGGGTCCCTGGGGACCTGGAGAGTCTCTATGCAGTGCTAAGAGCAGTACCGGAAAATAGGACAGGACACTCGTGGCTGCCATAAGCATGAGAACAGAGAAGCAATCTCTTGGTGTCCTCCAGGGAAGGAGAGACCGGCCATGCCATCCGCCTAAAAAGCAGCACCACCCCACACAACCCCTCGCTAGTGAAAACTACCAAAACCCGCTACTTGCCCTGGGGGAGCCACGTGGCAGCACGGCCCCGCCCCCACACGTGACATGTGCCAATTGGCTGAGGAAGGGCAGCGGCAACAACTTCCGCCTGACGAACCTGAATGCCCGGATGAGGAAGTAGAGCGCCGCCAGGCCACAGAGGCCCGTGAGCACGTAGAAGGAGCGCAGCAGCGCCGAGCCCTGCGCGCCCGGAACCCACGCATGCGTTCTGTTGTGTGGCTCGTCCGGCTGGCTCCCGTTCGTCGTGGCGGGCTGCGGCGAGGGCGAGGGCGCGGGCTGAGACGGCGCAGCGTCCTCAGCCCAGCAAAGCAGCGccggcagcagcagcaacagcgcCGGCGGCACGCGCGGCCCCATGGCCCGGCGGAAGCGGTGCCCCGCCTCTGCTTAAGGCTGCCACTCAGACGCGCGTGGGCGGTGCCGGCCTATAGCCGGCGGGGGGCGGGGCACCCGATCGGAAGTCCCCTTCAGACGGCCACGTTACCCACAGTGCCCCGCGCCGGCCAGCCCAcgtccccgccccgccccgccccgccccgccccgcccccggcctccCGCCGCTCCCGCGCCGCACCCCGAAGCAGACACGCGCTCTCTGGGTGACACACGCCCTTTATTCAGACCGCGCGCCCCGCCGGCCGCCCGGCTCTTGCTCCTGCACCGACCATGGCCCGCGGCGAAGCTCCGTCCCGCGAGACCCGCGGGCAGCCCCCGGCCGGCTCTGGGGCACTTACGGCGACGAGCCGGGAGGCAGGCGGCTGGTCTCGCTGTCCTTCAGTGTGGCCCTCCTGGCGGCGACCCGAGGTCATCGCTGCTGTCCATGCGGGCCGCCTTCACCCTGCCAAAGCAAAGGAGCGTTACAGCCGCTTCCCTGGGCAGGGCTGCTGCCCCTCCCGGCCGCCCTGCAACCTCGGCCGCGGGCCCCTACCGGGCCGGCCTTTGCCTCTCCAGACAGCGCCGAGCCGCTCAGAGTCCGGCGCGGGCTCGGGGGTCTAGGGCGGCAGCAGACACGAGCGCGCTGCGTGCGGAGTCTGGACAGGCTGCCGGCTGTCCGCACGGCAGGGCGCTCCGGGGCCTGGCCCGCCCGAGGCCCCGGCTGGCCGCAGAGGGCAGGGGCCGACGACCAGGCCTGACTTTAGTTCTAGCttgacttgaaaataaaaaaggaaaaccaaaagcaGTCCACGGAACCGTCCCCGGTGGTGCGGGACTCGAGCTCTAGGAGGGAGGCGGACCGCGGACGCGTTACCTCAGTACAGGCTAGTGCACTGCGCGCTAGCCCAGGGAGCCGCTGGTCTCGGAGGTTCTGTGGGCGCACAACGTCTGTCCTCCGAGGGCTGCAGCTTCATAGGCTAGCAGAGAACGCTCAGAACTCGTGAGGCAGGCAGAGCTAGCTAACCAGCCCAGTCTGTGGTCACCAGGCCACTGCGCTGTCCCTCTCTGCCCTGCTGCTAGGCTAAGGCCGTCCGGTCAGGTGTCCAAGCGCTGGCTGTCCCTGCTAAGGTGCCCGCCCCATCGAGCCCTCCGGCGGCTGCCATCACCAGAGGCACCAGGGCGCTCTGCGGGCTGAGCTGCTCCTCCCGTCACCCACCTGGCTCTCCTAACGGGAGGTGGCTTTCAGCTGTCCACAAGGCCCGACTGGGTCATTTTACCCTGCCTTCCTCCTCTAGCTCCCTTCAGGCCTCAGCTAGGGCCCGCAGACCTATGCGCGCTGTGCTCCAGCTGCGCTGTGCTTGCTCAGGTCTGACTGCGAGAGCCGCAGCACAGCGTGTGTTGTGCAATGAAAGGGAAATTGTCAGAGCAAGGTTCGTTTCACACGGTCTTTTAATCGGCTTCGTAAAGCCAAAGAAAACTGCGTACAAGAATTCCTTAGCCACTGCAAATACAACATCGATGGAGTATGCATACGTCTTCCAGTAAAAAAGGACAATATAAATAAACATCTTCAAGAACCTCTGCAGGGACATCTGCACCTCTACTGTGGGGCGCACACAGCACAGATGAGCGTGCAGGCGGGGCTCCAGGGCAGCCTGTGCAGCCGCGCGGGGCAGTGTCCTATCACGCTACACTCAGAAATGTTACACAGAGTTGGAAAAGCCTCAGCTTGCTCAGCTTCCGACAGAGAGCGGAGTCAGAGTCCACGTGATCTCAGAGAAGTGATGGGGCACCCAACTCCGCCGGGTGACCccactaaaaagaaacaaaaaaagcaacacaaccaaaaaaatccaaaaccaaaaaaaccagtAACCAACAACCCacacaacagggctggggtgtggctcagtggtagagcacttgccttgcat
This genomic interval from Marmota flaviventris isolate mMarFla1 chromosome 1, mMarFla1.hap1, whole genome shotgun sequence contains the following:
- the Fam174c gene encoding protein FAM174C isoform X1, whose amino-acid sequence is MGPRVPPALLLLLPALLCWAEDAAPSQPAPSPSPQPATTNGSQPDEPHNRTHAWVPGAQGSALLRSFYVLTGLCGLAALYFLIRAFRLKKPQRRRYGLLANTEDPTEMASLDSGDEETVFETRNLR
- the Fam174c gene encoding protein FAM174C isoform X3, whose translation is MGPRVPPALLLLLPALLCWAEDAAPSQPAPSPSPQPATTNGSQPDEPHNRTHAWVPGAQGSALLRSFYVLTGLCGLAALYFLIRAFRTCALEPAPSFWVLLIDFP
- the Fam174c gene encoding protein FAM174C isoform X2, giving the protein MTSGRRQEGHTEGQRDQPPASRLVAPATTNGSQPDEPHNRTHAWVPGAQGSALLRSFYVLTGLCGLAALYFLIRAFRLKKPQRRRYGLLANTEDPTEMASLDSGDEETVFETRNLR